A window of the Polaribacter sp. HaHaR_3_91 genome harbors these coding sequences:
- a CDS encoding RNA polymerase sigma factor: protein MSTIKLEELIQECCKQKITAQSTVYQLYADKLFAVCLKYSSNYQDAEDNLQDSFMTIFEKIKQYNHKGSFEGWLKRVTVNTVLQKYRVKSPLKNVSDFSDELETEEEFNIEDTAFNVDVLLGFIQQLPDQYRLVFNLYVLDDYAHKDIAEMLGISVGTSKSNLSRARKILKDQLEMHQKTTVND, encoded by the coding sequence ATTAGTACCATCAAACTAGAAGAACTCATACAAGAATGCTGTAAGCAGAAAATTACAGCACAATCAACAGTTTATCAGCTTTATGCTGATAAGCTGTTTGCAGTTTGTTTAAAATATTCGAGTAATTATCAAGATGCAGAAGATAATCTACAAGATAGTTTTATGACTATTTTCGAAAAAATAAAACAATATAACCATAAAGGTTCTTTTGAAGGTTGGTTAAAACGTGTAACTGTAAATACTGTTTTGCAAAAATATAGAGTAAAGTCTCCTTTGAAAAATGTAAGTGATTTTTCTGATGAATTAGAAACAGAAGAAGAGTTTAATATAGAAGACACTGCTTTTAATGTGGATGTGTTGTTGGGTTTTATTCAGCAATTACCAGATCAATACAGACTGGTTTTTAATTTATATGTTTTAGACGATTATGCTCATAAAGATATTGCAGAAATGTTAGGGATTTCTGTTGGAACATCAAAATCGAACCTGTCTAGAGCAAGAAAAATTTTGAAAGATCAATTAGAAATGCATCAAAAAACAACAGTAAATGATTAA
- a CDS encoding acyl transferase has product MQNTIFNIRNQEEFKQAALAVFKHQFKNNKVYRSFCDLLYIHPSDVTKVEEIPFLPIQFFKSRKVLSSLEEIEETFTSSGTTGSLTSKHFVTDINLYKESYLKGFAHFYGNIEDYVVLALLPNYLERNGSSLVYMVDDLIQKSNNTESGFYLDNIEELAKKLVELDKKGQKTLLIGVSFALLDLIEMQQFNLKNTIIMETGGMKGRRKELIRAELHQLLQSGFGVSEIHSEYGMTELLSQGYSNGNGVFDTPPWMKILTRDTEDALTIQQVEKTGGINVIDLANYNSCAFIATQDLGKVHQNGTFEIIGRFDNSDIRGCNLMVL; this is encoded by the coding sequence ATGCAAAACACAATTTTTAACATCCGAAATCAAGAAGAATTTAAGCAAGCTGCTTTAGCTGTTTTTAAACATCAATTTAAAAACAATAAAGTATATCGTTCTTTTTGCGATTTATTATACATTCATCCTTCAGACGTTACTAAGGTTGAAGAAATTCCGTTTTTACCTATTCAGTTTTTTAAAAGCAGAAAAGTACTTTCTTCTTTAGAAGAAATTGAAGAAACTTTTACAAGTTCTGGTACCACAGGAAGCCTTACTAGCAAGCATTTTGTAACAGATATTAACCTCTATAAAGAAAGTTACCTAAAAGGATTTGCACATTTTTATGGCAACATAGAAGACTATGTTGTGTTGGCTTTATTGCCAAATTATTTAGAAAGAAATGGTTCTTCTTTGGTGTATATGGTTGATGATTTAATTCAGAAATCTAATAATACTGAAAGTGGATTTTATTTAGATAACATTGAAGAATTAGCAAAAAAACTAGTAGAATTAGACAAAAAAGGACAAAAAACGCTCTTAATCGGAGTTTCTTTTGCTTTGTTAGATTTGATAGAAATGCAACAATTCAACCTAAAAAACACCATTATCATGGAAACTGGTGGTATGAAAGGACGAAGAAAAGAATTGATTAGAGCTGAATTGCATCAGCTTTTACAAAGCGGATTTGGAGTTTCTGAAATTCACTCAGAATACGGAATGACAGAATTATTAAGTCAAGGATACTCTAACGGGAACGGTGTTTTTGACACACCACCTTGGATGAAAATTTTAACAAGAGATACAGAAGATGCTTTAACCATACAACAAGTAGAAAAAACAGGCGGCATTAATGTAATTGATTTAGCCAATTATAATTCTTGTGCTTTTATTGCTACACAAGATTTAGGCAAAGTACACCAAAACGGTACTTTCGAAATCATTGGTCGTTTTGATAACTCAGACATTAGAGGTTGTAATTTAATGGTCTTATAA
- the mscL gene encoding large conductance mechanosensitive channel protein MscL, protein MKFKLIEDFKEFAVKGNMIDIAIGVIIGAAFNKVISVLVKEVFMPPLSFMTQGAKWENKKIILREAVLVKEKITVDEIAIGYGKLFEASIDFLIIAFTVFIIVKAMNAMKKKADDPKNKAVVTPKNIELMHKTNELLEKQNEYLQKLLAEKK, encoded by the coding sequence ATGAAGTTTAAATTAATTGAAGATTTTAAAGAGTTTGCTGTAAAAGGTAACATGATAGATATTGCTATTGGGGTTATTATTGGCGCTGCCTTTAATAAAGTTATAAGCGTATTGGTAAAAGAGGTTTTTATGCCTCCTTTGTCTTTTATGACCCAAGGTGCAAAATGGGAAAACAAGAAAATTATTCTAAGAGAAGCGGTACTTGTTAAAGAAAAAATTACAGTTGATGAAATTGCCATTGGTTATGGTAAATTATTTGAAGCTAGTATCGATTTTCTAATCATTGCTTTTACCGTTTTTATCATTGTAAAAGCAATGAATGCAATGAAAAAGAAAGCAGACGACCCAAAAAACAAAGCGGTGGTGACTCCTAAAAATATTGAGTTAATGCACAAAACCAACGAGCTTTTAGAAAAACAAAATGAATACTTACAGAAACTTTTAGCAGAAAAAAAATAA
- a CDS encoding isoaspartyl peptidase/L-asparaginase family protein, protein MKSFFITLLLLISFGCKKEITSPEEKTATTKKHEFAIIIHGGAGTILKKNLSDEKEAAYKAKLEEAIKVGHTILKNGGTSQEAVIKTIQVMEESPLFNAGKGAVFTHEETNELDASFMDGKTLNAGAVAGVTNVKSPIELAVKIMTDSDHVMLSGKGASIFAEEKGLEIVDPSYFYTERRFQSLQKIKNKNKTALDHDDKKAAFYDADIKNAKFGTVGCVALDKSGNIAAGTSTGGMTNKRWGRIGDAPIIGSGTYANNLTCGVSSTGWGEYFIRSQVAYDISAQMEYQNKSLKEATTDVIQNKLTKLGGTGGVIALDKNGNMSFEFNTAGMYRASMNDKDELIVKIYKE, encoded by the coding sequence ATGAAATCCTTTTTTATTACCCTGTTATTATTAATTTCTTTTGGATGTAAAAAAGAAATAACATCGCCAGAAGAAAAAACAGCTACTACAAAAAAACATGAATTTGCAATTATTATTCATGGTGGAGCAGGAACTATTTTAAAGAAAAATTTATCTGATGAAAAAGAAGCAGCTTACAAAGCAAAATTAGAAGAAGCTATTAAAGTAGGACATACAATTCTTAAAAACGGAGGAACAAGCCAAGAAGCAGTTATTAAAACCATACAAGTTATGGAAGAATCTCCATTATTTAATGCAGGAAAAGGAGCTGTTTTTACACATGAAGAAACCAATGAATTGGATGCTTCTTTTATGGATGGAAAAACATTAAATGCTGGTGCAGTTGCTGGGGTAACTAATGTAAAAAGTCCTATTGAATTGGCTGTAAAAATTATGACAGATTCTGATCACGTAATGCTTTCTGGAAAAGGAGCTTCTATTTTTGCTGAAGAAAAAGGATTAGAAATTGTAGATCCAAGTTACTTTTATACAGAAAGACGTTTTCAATCGCTTCAAAAAATAAAAAATAAGAATAAAACAGCGTTAGATCATGATGATAAAAAAGCCGCTTTTTATGATGCTGATATTAAAAATGCAAAATTTGGTACTGTGGGTTGTGTAGCTTTGGATAAAAGTGGAAATATAGCTGCAGGAACTTCTACTGGAGGAATGACAAATAAACGTTGGGGAAGAATTGGAGACGCACCAATTATTGGTTCTGGTACGTATGCAAATAATTTAACTTGTGGTGTTTCTTCTACAGGTTGGGGAGAATATTTTATTAGAAGCCAAGTTGCTTATGATATTTCTGCACAGATGGAATATCAAAATAAATCTTTAAAAGAAGCAACTACAGACGTAATACAAAACAAACTTACAAAACTTGGAGGAACGGGTGGTGTTATTGCTTTAGATAAAAACGGAAATATGTCTTTTGAGTTTAATACTGCAGGAATGTACAGAGCTTCTATGAATGATAAAGATGAATTAATTGTAAAAATTTACAAAGAATAA
- a CDS encoding PorT family protein: MKNKNLDKLFQDQLKNLEVTPDKKVWGNIESKLKKKKRRGVPLWWFAGGAAAMLLLGMLLFPVSTNETDFMKIDSKTIVTESTENEVEKNDLPKIDSLIQNTKIDKKILVTDKETKESIKKDIEKPRFQKKLVRDKNVVEKTLLANNTAKETLDSVNDKKIDVNKNKEVFTEEKEKIVDNVAVEKELPNKKVDLNKFIKDKDSIFSIKHLKHKWSIAPVFAVLNSNSFSNSSPVNRSLSNSTKGKSSFSYGFQIGYQINKKWSIQSGVHLQEMIFVNNQVTAVSSISKSTSPVAFNSGVSLSFNTAPLQTSDFDNSALISRTSLNGDLNQIFGYIEVPIEVKYNFLTVKNFNTQVVAGFSSLFLNKNEVNFSSQFFTNSGSANNLNNINFSGNLGFDFNYFLNNKWSLNLNPMFKAQLDTFSENSNGFSPFNFGIYSGIKYTF; this comes from the coding sequence ATGAAGAATAAGAATTTAGATAAATTGTTTCAAGATCAGCTTAAAAATTTGGAGGTAACTCCAGATAAAAAAGTTTGGGGCAATATAGAATCTAAGCTTAAAAAGAAGAAAAGAAGGGGAGTACCTCTTTGGTGGTTTGCAGGTGGAGCAGCAGCGATGTTACTTTTAGGAATGTTACTCTTTCCTGTCTCTACAAACGAAACAGATTTTATGAAAATCGATTCTAAAACGATTGTAACAGAGAGTACCGAAAATGAAGTAGAAAAAAATGACCTGCCAAAAATAGATTCACTTATTCAAAATACAAAAATTGATAAAAAAATACTGGTTACAGATAAAGAAACGAAAGAAAGTATAAAAAAGGATATAGAAAAACCTCGTTTTCAAAAGAAGTTAGTTCGTGATAAAAACGTTGTGGAAAAAACTTTGTTAGCTAATAATACAGCTAAGGAGACGTTAGATTCTGTGAACGATAAAAAGATAGATGTAAATAAAAATAAGGAGGTTTTTACTGAAGAAAAAGAGAAAATAGTAGACAATGTAGCTGTAGAAAAAGAATTGCCTAACAAGAAGGTCGATTTAAATAAATTTATAAAAGACAAGGATAGTATTTTTTCTATTAAACATTTAAAGCATAAATGGTCTATTGCACCTGTTTTTGCAGTTTTAAATTCTAATTCATTTTCAAATTCATCTCCTGTAAATAGAAGTTTATCAAACTCCACAAAAGGTAAGAGTTCTTTTTCTTATGGTTTTCAAATAGGCTACCAAATCAATAAAAAATGGAGCATTCAATCTGGTGTGCATTTGCAAGAAATGATTTTTGTGAACAATCAGGTAACAGCTGTTTCTTCAATTTCTAAAAGCACATCACCTGTTGCATTTAATAGTGGTGTTTCTCTATCTTTTAATACAGCTCCCTTACAAACTTCAGATTTTGATAACAGTGCATTGATAAGTAGAACGAGTTTAAATGGAGATTTGAATCAAATATTTGGTTATATTGAAGTCCCTATAGAAGTGAAATATAATTTTTTAACTGTTAAAAATTTCAATACACAGGTGGTTGCTGGGTTCAGTTCTTTGTTTTTAAATAAAAATGAAGTTAATTTTAGTTCTCAATTTTTTACTAATTCGGGTAGTGCTAACAATTTAAATAATATTAACTTTAGTGGGAATCTAGGTTTTGATTTTAATTATTTTTTAAATAATAAATGGTCTTTAAATTTAAACCCCATGTTTAAAGCTCAGTTAGATACTTTTAGTGAGAATTCCAATGGTTTTTCTCCTTTCAATTTTGGCATATATTCAGGTATTAAATATACATTTTAA
- a CDS encoding septum formation inhibitor Maf: MNTKTTLLYLVLFSFIGCQSGQTKTAPQATTKKENTPIPKSEQFNQYWYSGKAELSSYTLKQARYGEIRDGEVVLVFVTEPFSVSKQVKLDNPQKAGTDNVSVMKLNHVRKFNTGIYDYSIVTSTFTPIDTQNYPFTLKASTSIQEWCGHTFTQLNLADDKYNFKQFSYFEADGDEEKTINATFLEEALFTKIRIAKGQLPEGEINLIPSTIYSRFNYKKMDVEKAEISKTTSEKTLTYKIKYLNINRTLTIDVEKEFPYKILGFTEFDGTSLTTTAKLKATSNEPYWEQKKLSDQDKRKALKLKYE; this comes from the coding sequence ATGAATACTAAAACAACCCTTTTATACCTAGTCCTTTTTTCTTTTATAGGATGCCAATCCGGTCAAACCAAAACAGCACCTCAAGCAACTACAAAAAAAGAAAACACTCCTATTCCAAAAAGTGAACAATTTAATCAGTATTGGTATTCTGGAAAAGCAGAATTAAGCAGCTACACCTTAAAACAGGCTAGATATGGCGAAATACGAGACGGAGAAGTTGTTTTGGTTTTTGTTACAGAACCTTTTTCTGTTAGTAAACAAGTAAAATTAGACAATCCGCAAAAAGCAGGAACTGACAACGTTTCTGTTATGAAATTGAATCATGTTCGTAAATTTAATACCGGTATTTACGATTATTCTATTGTCACCTCTACTTTTACACCTATTGATACTCAAAACTATCCTTTTACTTTAAAAGCTTCCACAAGTATACAAGAATGGTGCGGACATACTTTTACGCAATTAAACCTTGCTGATGACAAATACAATTTTAAACAATTCTCTTATTTTGAAGCTGACGGAGACGAAGAGAAAACAATTAATGCTACCTTTTTAGAAGAAGCATTGTTTACTAAAATTCGTATAGCAAAAGGTCAATTACCAGAAGGAGAAATCAATTTGATTCCTTCTACTATTTACAGTCGTTTTAACTACAAAAAAATGGACGTAGAGAAAGCTGAAATTAGTAAAACAACATCAGAAAAAACACTTACTTATAAGATAAAGTATCTAAATATTAATAGAACTCTTACCATTGATGTAGAAAAAGAGTTTCCGTACAAAATTTTAGGTTTTACAGAATTTGATGGAACTAGTTTAACCACAACAGCGAAACTAAAGGCAACTAGTAATGAGCCTTATTGGGAACAAAAAAAATTATCAGATCAAGATAAAAGAAAAGCACTTAAATTAAAATACGAATAG